In the Oncorhynchus keta strain PuntledgeMale-10-30-2019 chromosome 29, Oket_V2, whole genome shotgun sequence genome, one interval contains:
- the myct1b gene encoding myc target protein 1 homolog, giving the protein MAFNETNPFLDILKSFNIGNLVLAFCLSMLLGLLIGALIYILLTWLSRRRASTRITRRPKQQHRSATSQRSHNPIANCQGLYRSTVFDRHSDNSLGRGILSLYRQPSVEPVGPLGKKTSSGSSTFRPVPKGSRMGQGDGAEGDTNNQDTLPLHDTTANNSSAVDTASLMPNQPQRNSFWLGNSSLKGFLPTQTPPPTYDSVINAFQETCT; this is encoded by the exons ATGGCGTTCAATGAGACAAATCCATTTCTGGATATACTAAAATCATTTAACATTG GGAACCTAGTCCTAGCCTTCTGTCTGTCCATGTTGTTGGGCCTCCTGATTGGAGCGCTGATCTACATCCTCCTAACATGGCTGTCGAGACGCAGGGCATCCACCCGCATTACCAGGCGTCCCAAACAGCAGCACCGCTCAGCCACCTCCCAGCGCTCACACAACCCCATAGCCAACTGCCAAGGCCTCTACCGGAGCACAGTGTTCGACCGGCACAGCGACAACAGCCTCGGAAGAGGTATTCTGAGCCTATATAGACAACCATCGGTGGAGCCGGTTGGCCCACTGGGGAAGAAGACCAGCTCAGGATCATCCACCTTCCGACCAGTGCCCAAGGGCAGCAGGATGGGTCAAGGTGACGGGGCTGAGGGTGACACTAACAACCAGGATACTTTGCCTCTTCATGACACTACTGCCAACAATTCATCAGCAGTAGATACTGCCTCCCTCATGCCAAATCAACCCCAACGGAATTCTTTTTGGTTGGGAAACAGCAGTCTTAAAGGGTTCCTGCCCACACAGACTCCTCCTCCCACATATGACAGTGTCATCAATGCCTTTCAAGAGACATGCACCTGA